Part of the Hevea brasiliensis isolate MT/VB/25A 57/8 chromosome 16, ASM3005281v1, whole genome shotgun sequence genome is shown below.
TAGGATATAAAGCTTTctaataaattgaaaataaaactcATATGgctgtaaataaattttttagatcGTACCTGAGTAAATTTAGAAATTTCTTGAGCAAGATAAAATTTTTTTGACTAAGTTGTTGCAAATCACAAGCCATCATTTTACTTGGTTCATTCTCCAATTTTGAGTTTAGAATATAAAGATTATAAGGAATAGACATGGCTTCTTGTGTCATTCCCCACATATAGTGCCACTGTTGCGGTCCATGAAAATTTTTTGTGGGTATAGACctgcaaaataaaaaataaatgggtTAGAAGTTCATCGGGTATGAACCTGATGAGTACCCTCCTGTTGGGAATATACAAGTGTGGAATTCCCACATCGGAAAAGATGAGATGAGTGAGAGACATATAAGTGGGAATGACCCATAGATTCATTGCCTTAAGGTTTTGGGTTGGATGTGGTGTCAAGCCAATAAGTATGTTCTTTCATTAGACCCATCAAGAAGGATTCTTCTCAGGTGCTTTGGGCTCCCCAAATTCataacaagtggtatcagaggcCTGTTTTAGCAAGAGACAAGTATGGAAACGGTAGTCAGTGATTCTCATTATccggatagccagaatgtctggaaatatatttaaactagagtgaggagttgtaaataacctaaataacgaccaagaaaaattaaggaaaaattaaggCAATTGCCATCCCAAACTCATGAGGAACCCAGTGAGACATttatttaggacttaattaaGCGGTTAATGGAAAtgaaaatgtcaagaaaatgcaaAGAAACCAATGTTAATCGGTAAAGACAAACCATGGTCAATgaaggatattttggtcatttgacttgAAGAGCtgacttttgatcaaaatgtcacATGAATTAAATGAAATTTAGGTATTGAAGTGGACCTTAATTGATTagaaaagtgtatatatatatatatatatgaaaaatatggatggaagattgaaatttaattacaattttaaaaataattaattgaaaataaattgcctaataagacaaatacattatttaacatttaaaataacataaatatcttataattATCAAAACAAAATAGATTTTTCTTTCTTCCCAAAGCCTTGCCATCACACTCTTCCTTTCTCTCTTACaaatcctccattgaagcttgcttaagcttccaaaccacccaaatttcttaatcaaaattcttaaaaattgaaagaaaaacttATATCAAGGCTTGAAGTCAAAGAATTaagcaagaaaatcaagaaaattgGAAGGAATAGTGAAGGAAAAAATCTGGTTGACAGCCCAAAGAAGTGAATCAAGTGTTTTGGGTTGATTTCAAGTTGAAGAGAGCTTGAAaaaccaaggttagtgctaagaCATCTTGCAATTTTGAAGTTGATAACTAGTTAGGGTTTTGGTAAATTAGGGTTTTCTTTGCCTAACTCTTATTTACTATAATTAAACATATATTTTGACTATTGAATGCTTGGATGTTGAGAAAATTTTGATGAAAGGATGAAATTGTGGATTGATTGGAGTGATGTGTGTGTATGTGGCCTGATGTTGGACAGCTTGTGTCCAATGTGCTTGAATGTCTATAAGTTGAACTACatagctctaattggtatgaaacTAATTGAAGATCAAATCTAAGATATaatgctacaattttcatgaagagaccctgcctAGAAGACTAACATAAAGtaacctaaaattggcttgaatccgggtaaccaaaaccTGGACATAGAAAAATAACCATATGAATAGTgattattcaaatggccataactcactctaggaaggtcagaatgacctaatttttaaacCTATAGAAATCTTAGATATAgtagaacaattttcatgaggaatagaaacctaaattctgaccataacttaatcaaattgctcaCTAAACTTAGCTtatcaaaactgtcagaaccaaaacTACAAAAAAAATTCTGGACATTAACCAAtttgaccagttatggtaaaaatgctataacttaagctaaaaaactccaaatggagttattcaaaaagaaaattaaagtagagacattaagaaacaactttgataaagaaagaTTAGCCAAAATCTCACTGTAGATTAGTCCAATGAAACAATAAACTTGGGttgcaaaaactaaaaattttaaactgtttctaggaagacttgaattatgttggcaattaatgccaacaactttataaCTCAAAATGCAATATGATCATGTATTTAGAACTTGTATACCTTTTATTTATGGAACAATCAAAATTTAGCATGAATAGTATTTTGAATAGTAACAAGAAAGATATAAAATGCAAGGAACTAATACTAAATTGCTAatatgcccatgtatgcctagttatgattgatttggataggttggcatgccaatagggttctgatatgCAGTACTGGTTATGTCTCCATGCCATTTCGTAATTTATAGCTTTTGGCTATTTTATTATTCTTTGATATACACGACTTTATGCCCGATTGATATTATGGCcttttagctattctgttgcatacctggttgacattatgtatctcatggtatgacggcctgtggCACAAGAgtgtccagtgctagtttactcgtttatccagttcagtcaatcagttataggttacttgggcagtgaaaagtattaatgagattaaaaatatattgaaataaagtaaaataattgaGTAATAAgacaaaaaaaggaaaagaaagattgcaatataaataaatattcccaaagttcaataaaacttaaaatgatgtttaagatcaGTATAGGATCGACCTATAAAATGCTAGGAAGAGTTGATACTATAAATATAAATTAGCCTTCAACCAATCCATAATTTATTAAGTATACATTTTTCTTATAAGTATTACAATttagaaatttttacttttaattgtatgttatatttttatcatattattgcaccactaagtaaaaatGCTTAATGCGTTAGATTTTTCATCGCGTAGGTTCTGGAAACAAGGAGAAAGCCCAGTAGATATCGAACTGGGAGTTTGAGATTTTGGATCTGCATCAGTGTGAGACAGTGTCACCTCATCAGTGCAGTGCATTGGGTAGGGCCCACTAGGCCATCTTAATTATTTTTGGTGTATTGTAAATattcattaaattttataatgtaaattatgaatttatagaattataattgtacatgatgtaaattataactttttgtaataaattgtacagtgatgtaaattaatgaaatttgagaatttcatgtataaattgagtatgaatggatgaACATCTGAATGAATTTGATGGCTTCAAATTGAGTAGTGTTGATTGAGATTTTGAATTAAACTTGAGAATGTTGATGAGTACATGaattgatatgaaattattttaaacaggtgaatagtataaTACGTCAAATGTCGATAAAACAAGGGAAATTCCGTCAGTTTCTCcacatgaaaataaattgaacAATTAATTAAAATGGCAGATAAATTAATatagaataaaataagataagataagatacAAAGTGTGACAGttattgctcggctatactgtagacggggtAAAAGGTGTTACAGGTTTGATGGAGTAATTGAGGTTCTTGGTGACACCGTAATACTTGAGTTAAGAAAAAAAGGCTTCCGTTTAAGGGGGAGTAGGCCCAGTAAGCCCAATGTAGAAGAAATTCACACTTAAGAGGGAGATTGTTGGGAATATATAAGTTTGGAATTCCCACATCAGAAAAAGATGAGACGAGTGAGAGACATATAAGTGGGAAAGACCCATATATTCATTGCCTTAAGGTTTTGGGTTGGATGAGGTGTCAAGCTCATGAGCGTGTTCTTTAATAGTATAAGAGAATACTATTATTAGATTGATGagagagaaaaaaatatatatctatAGATGATCTGATctctttatataagatataaataatggTTGGTTATAGTAAGTCAACTATATAATTATATAGATATTATTAGCttacataattatataattatatttctatttatagTGTCTAATTATAGGCATTACTATACTTAGCAATCCTACCaagattgtttatctttaatcaaaattcttttcttttattgagtGGGTTTTACagtgattgaactgattaaatAAATCTTATAGCTTAATCATTAAATATATTCAGACTCATAGGCTATCTGAAAACTCAAGTTAccggtcatatatatatatatatatatatatatatttggtaaGACATATCAAATCTTATGCGCGGCTGATGGTCAAGACATCACAAATCTTCGTGGCCTCACAGTAATCCTAAAATCAAGCCGCAGTAATGCAAAGAAAATGATGATTCCTGCACAGAAATTCTAAAATCCTGACTTGTATATTCTTATCACATGACTCAACGAATTATGGTTGGAGTACTTGAATTAACTAATAAAACTGTTGTTGAAAATTGTGGAGAACAGTAATCTTCTTGTGATAGGCTGATAGCCTCAAAGTTGGTATTGACGCTCATGTGATTAATTTTTCGCTCTATACGTATCCGTGACTTCATTGCAAGAAGACAAATCTGTGTCTACTAATCCAATACCGCACTCCATACTCGGGCATTAATTACGGCATCCAAAGTTCAAGAATGTGCCCAACCATTACTTTTTAATCTTTGTCCTGACTTAACTTGCGCAGCTTTTAAGACTGTGGCATGGCTAACAGTGAccctcttttctctcctcctgccTGCTAATGTTGTTAACTGTTATAACGAACGAGAATTAATTATCTGTTGATGGTGTATCATTTTTGTCTTTCTTGTGTCCTTTTCTCTGTCCATCAATGACTTTCAGGTTGCCATATCTTTCAATTTTGGATAAAGTAGCTTTGAGTGTTGGTTGTCCCCACCGAAAAACGTCCAAAATTACGCAGTTGATCCCGTGAGCAGCATGAATCTCTCACAGTTAACGACCAGCAATGAACCCTCCATCTCCAACTTCTCACTTCTAACATCTTATTGTTGTCTATAAATGGCAACTCTTTCTCAGCAAAACTCACACCCACAAGCCCTCGAGCTCTCAACTACAATTCGAAGTCTATTAGGATACTATACGACGGAATGGCTGATGCTGCTAAATTTTCATTATTGATACAGATTCTTCTAATAACTCTTTGTTCACTTAGCCTGCTTTGCACAGCCTTCACTACTCAAGATTATACTGATGCTCTTGAAAAATCCATCCTATTTTTTGAGGGTCAGCGGTCAGGAGTGTTGCCGCCTAACCAGAGGCTCAAATGGAGGGGCAATTCTGGGTTGTCTGATGGCTCTAGTTATCATGTCTAATTCAAATTCTACTACAAACTTTTATTGGTGAATCATATAATAAGATAACCATGGTTTTAGTTTTAATTTGTTTGCGGATTGAATTTCAGGTGAACCTAGTTGGTGGATACTATGATGCAGGAGATAATGTCAAATTTGGCCTTCCTATGGCCTTTACTACTACATTGTTGGCATGGAGTGTCATTGAATTTGGCACCTCAATGCATAACCAGATTGAGAATACCAAAGCTGCCATCCGCTGGAGCACTGATTACCTTTTAAAAGCAGCAACTGCCACCCCCGGCACCCTCTATGTTCAAGTGAGCACTtactttatatttttattgatttggctCCGACTCGGTTCAAATAACCCTGTAGAGACGACTTCCTAAACCTCATTAGTTGAGTGAGCACATGGTTtagttttatatataaattacgaAAAAGCTTCATCCTCTGCTCATTGAGAAACTTGACACTAAGAAAGCTAAAAAAATAGTAGCTAGAGTATTGAGCTCTTACATGAAAGTAAAAAGCCATTAACTAGGCTCGCATCCCTGAATAATTTCAAAATGCACTGGATGGTGCAGGTTGGAGATCCGAACTTGGATCATAAATGCTGGGAGAGGCCTGAAGACATGGACACACCACGCAATGTGTACAAAGTGACCACTCAAAATCCTGGATCCGATGTAGCTGCAGAGACAGCTGCTGCGCTGGCTGCTGCATCAATTGTTTTCAAAGATTCTGACCCTTCTTATTCTTCCAAATTGCTTCAAACTGCAATGAAAGTAAGTATCCACAGAAATTAATCTCTTGCTATATATTCGTCTGATTCCACCATTTCCATTTACAAGAAAGCTTATTGTGATCATACAGGTATTCGATTTTGCGGACAGGTACAGAGGTTCTTACAGTGATTCTCTCAGTTCAGCAGTCTGCCCATTTTATTGCTCTTACTCGGGGTACCAGGTAAAGTTAATCATTTGCTTCTTGGTTTTCTGTTATCAACTCTTGTCTTGACAGTAGCTTTTCTGTTCAGGATGAGCTTCTCTGGGGTGCATCCTGGATTCATAGAGCCTCACAGAACGGCTCATACTTGGCCTACATCCAGTCAAATGGTCACACAATGGGTGCTGATGACGATGACTACTCTTTTAGCTGGGATGACAAGCGAGCTGGGACAAAGATTCTTCTTTCCAAGGTTCTACTCTAAACTAAAACCCTGCTTTGCCTGAAAACAATCGTAGGAGGTTAGCTGAATGCTTTAACTCTTGGGACTTTCAACAGGGATTCTTAGATAAACGAGTAGAAGAATTTCAGGTATTTAAAGCACATTCAGACAACTACATATGCTCCCTAATTCCAGGAACTTCTAGTTTCCAGGCCCAATATACCCCAGGTAAGTAATTTTCTCCTTCCCTTTTGCGTTTCCGTCAATTATATGGTGAAACTGAACGTAATATTTATACTCTGCAGGAGGCCTTTTCTATAAAGCAAGTGAAAGTAATCTACAATATGTAACTTCGACATCTTTCCTTCTCTTGACATATGCTAAATATCTTAGCTCCAATGGAGGAATTGTCACGTGTGGAGGTTCGACAGTAACAGCTGAATCACTGATATCACAGGCCAAAAAACAGGTGGACTACATTTTAGGTGATAATCCAGCAAAAATGTCTTACATGGTGGGTTTCGGAAACAGGTATCCTCAACATGTGCACCACAGGGGCTCCTCCGTACCATCTATACATGCGCATCCAGGGCGCATTTCCTGCAACGATGGCTTCCAATACCTCTACTCTAGTTCACCTAATCCAAATGTCCTGATTGGAGCCATAATAGGTGGTCCTGATAATAGAGACAATTTTGCAGATGATCGAAATAACTACCAACAATCCGAACCTGCTACATACATCAATGCACCATTTGTTGGTGCAGTTGCTTTTTTCTCAGGAAAAAACTGAGGGATTAGTATCCctcaaatataatataatattggaTTATATACTGTCACTTCCAAGCATATAAGAGACGGACCATTGAGTCCACTACTGCTCCAAGCTATCGTATTTATTTCTCCGAGAAGCGCTGAAAAATTCTTAACTtcgttcctttttttttttttttttcattcctaATCTATTGATGAGATGTCGCAGATACATACAGAGACGATGAGTGAATATCTAAATGAATACTTCTATAGAAGTGATTCACTACAAATTTCCCATAAAATTTTGCCCAAGTTGGGAGTCCCCAATTACACTAAAATTAACATTACgtaacaaattaaaattatataactacaatttttttttcttgaaaataactagaaattaatataattaaaaggaATTTTCTATAGCCTTACCCTattcttaaaataaattaaaaataattcaagTGGTTAAAACAAAGTAACTAACTAATAGAGTTTCTATTATTCTAGAACACACCAAAATAATTGTCTACAAATTGACATGGAAAGATGGCTTCAGTGTAAGGGAAGAAATTATTGTGTACTTCTGAAATATAtgctattttttatataaaattataaattttattatctatCAATATgaaaaaatggaaagaataataaaatttaatgttttaTGGAGTATTTGCATAATTAAGCGTACAAAGATGTAAGATGTCAAAGAGAGTGAGGTGGTGCTCCCATCCAATAAAAATACAACATTTCAGGAAAAAAAGTAAGAGAAAATAGTTTCGTACCATATCATACTAGCATTTGGTGCATTGAGTAATTGAGATGAGGATTAAGGAGTACATTTTTAATATGCCAAAGTCAACGTATTCTAATTAAACTAGTGACTGCCAAGTCTACGCACAAATTCTAAGCGTATGGAATAAAATTATAGTGGAGCCAAAGCCAGTCACTTGTACATGGCGTCGCTGAATTACTTGATTTAGATTTTTCACCTTTAAGGCGTAAAAACGAAGCCATTTCATTTGTCTGTGTCTTTGGCTTTGGGTGAAAACGAAAGAATTTATAAAACGCGCTGCCGAAAGCTACCGTCCCATCCCATGACTCCCATCTGGTAATCTCAgcctaaataatttttttttttttaatatataaaatctcAGCCTAAATGTTCCCATTTTATATTCGTCATTTACAACTTTTTccctattaaaaaaattatccgagtttttattatttctttttcatGTTAagagatattttaatttttttttttatttcgttttatttattttttaaaaaattaaattaatatttttttattattgtcttaatgcatttattttttaaaattcttttaaaGTGCTTAtcactttttattttaattaaatataaaaatattttaatcaattattcataaatttttttataaaataagatTATTTAGGAACGAGAGATTAATTATTAATCCTTTTAATTCCACGAATTCAATTGCCCTttaaagaaagatagagaaaaaaaaaaaaaaactcttcctCGACCGACATCGTCCTCTTCAATAAGAACCCTACCTTCTTCTATTTGGTATGCTATTAAGGCCGTCCATTTTCTTCTTCAATTAATTCCTTCGTTTCGCAAATATAAACAAAAACGGAGAAAGGAAACCTCTCAGATCTGACAACTCCCTCTCTCAGATCCATGGCTCGTttgtttctcttctctttctttgCTTCTCTTCTATTTTCTCTTTGTTTTGCTGAGATCCGATATTCTGATATCCGATCTGATGACCGCCCGATTATCCCTTTCGACGAGTTTGGTTTTACTCACAAGGGTCAACTCGAGCTCAACGTCTCTAACATCCAGCTTTCTAACCAAAACCCTGATCTCGACCTCTCCAAGGTCGGATTCTTCCTCTGCACCCGAGACTCCTGGCTCCACGTGCTCCAGCAGATCGAGGACGGCGAGATCACTTGCGCTCTCCAATCGGACCTTATCAAGCACGTCTTTACCTTCAACAAGCTCCAAAAAGGCCAGGGCAAGTTCTCCGTTCTCTTTCCCG
Proteins encoded:
- the LOC110631690 gene encoding endoglucanase CX: MADAAKFSLLIQILLITLCSLSLLCTAFTTQDYTDALEKSILFFEGQRSGVLPPNQRLKWRGNSGLSDGSSYHVNLVGGYYDAGDNVKFGLPMAFTTTLLAWSVIEFGTSMHNQIENTKAAIRWSTDYLLKAATATPGTLYVQVGDPNLDHKCWERPEDMDTPRNVYKVTTQNPGSDVAAETAAALAAASIVFKDSDPSYSSKLLQTAMKVFDFADRYRGSYSDSLSSAVCPFYCSYSGYQDELLWGASWIHRASQNGSYLAYIQSNGHTMGADDDDYSFSWDDKRAGTKILLSKGFLDKRVEEFQVFKAHSDNYICSLIPGTSSFQAQYTPGGLFYKASESNLQYVTSTSFLLLTYAKYLSSNGGIVTCGGSTVTAESLISQAKKQVDYILGDNPAKMSYMVGFGNRYPQHVHHRGSSVPSIHAHPGRISCNDGFQYLYSSSPNPNVLIGAIIGGPDNRDNFADDRNNYQQSEPATYINAPFVGAVAFFSGKN